The genomic interval ccgcagtgatcaagacagaaaggggccgttttaaaaaaaaaaaaaattcattattacactaaaaaaataaaaaaaaaaaaatacatttatacttcatataaaagtgttgtcttcccttttatgtaaagtataaattttGTGCTCTGCTGTGGTTTTGCATGGTATAAGCAGTTGAGTTAGGAAAAACCCTCATTCAATTAAATGTGCTATCCAACACATCACAATTGTCCAAAATCACAGTCATAGTGCAAAACTATAGTCTCCTAAAAGAGCTGTTTGGGGGGCacccagggggggggggggtgaatagGGTAGCAAATTAATCAGACAGTTACAAGTTACAAATAAAATTCAGTCTTGTTTGCATACTCATAACAGACATTACATTTACATCACATACACTCTAGTGTATTTATAAGGCATTACAGATTGAAAGCTTCTAGAATGGAaactttacatacataaaaaaaaaaaaaaaaaaaaaaaaaacgattctAAAAGATTGTCTGTTCAGTCAAACAAAAAACGTTTCTGTATTTACTACAGAATTCTCACATTCAGGACTCACAATATTGACACAATATGTAAACCATGCTGCAGATGTTTGTAACAATCCAATGAGTTAACTGGCACTACCATTCAAAAAGGTATATATTAATTTTGATAAATAACTTCTGCCAATCATTCTagtataaaaataacagaaactcCTGGGAATATCTTGTATCTCTTAGCGCATCCCAAGTATCTGTCGGCTTTTGAGCTGATAGTTCTTCTCCAACTCGCACAGGGCATGGGCACGCATATTGGCAGCTTGCAGGCGCTGCTTTAACTCCGTGCACTTCTCCTGCGTGGAGGCCGGTTTGCCTCCACTACGGTTCTCTTTACTTTCAGTCCCAAAATGGCCATTGTTCCTGCTCCTTATTGAGGATCCAgaagctggaaaaagaaaaagtgatagTGTTGTATAAATTAAATTTTGCCTAACCCCCAAATACAATTATAAGATGTAATATAAGTCACATTGGGCAGCTGAATATTAAACACTGCTCAGATAAGTGGCTTGTAGTATCATAAAAGTTAGGTGTAAAATGGGTCTAAAAACCAACCTACAAAAGTTTAGTTCTCCTTTACTAAAGATATACTCCTCTTTTATATATTACAAGAAAATCTTCTTGTAATCTGGTTGCAGACTAGCTCTGAAGTATTATAGTATGTAGCCCAAATAAAAACTGAACTCAACTTTTAAGGGTTTTCCGATTTTAACCTGAAAATGTAACTaactaatttggaaaaaaaaaaagtgtgattttgACTAAAAGCTAATGACAATTATCTAGGTAATAaaactcagtatttttttttttcttttaaattgaaaCGGTGCAGAAATTTTAAAATCCTTGTCTACAATTTTTGGaccaattttaattttataaaaccATTATCTCCAACTGAATATCAATGGTTTATTATAAGACCACAGATATTGAACTTTCATACCTTTTACCTGCTCTAGTCCAGTCACAGTAGAATAAAAGGCAACagataagaaaataatttatttaaaaaaataaaacaacctgAATTAGTAGAAGGATAAAAACTGCATAACATACAAttataacacacacaaaaaaaaaaaaaaaaactaaaactggcAATTCCGCAAATCTAATAACGCTTCCAGAGGCTTTCTGTTCACTCTCGTACCTATCCCATTTTCCATAGCTGCTCCATAGATGCGCTGCTCCTTCAGCAAATTGAAGTTCTTCATCAAGTTTTCAGCCCTACGGTGATAGAAAATAGTGTAcaaaatcattatgatcccccATCATGCCTATCTGTGTTTACATTTTTCCAGCCTACTAGTGCTAAATTTATCaggctcatttattaaagcaattaAAGCCGTTCTTGCTtttgattaaaagaaaaagacagtgGACATGAGCTTGTTACCACCAAATGGCATTGAAATCTTCTGCAGCCTAGCTGGGCataccacctggcacatttcagtaggcacccggctgtttttgggtgggtaccaAAGAGTTACAGCACAATACAGGGGtaccacccatctacaatttcttcccagctAGCAGAAAAAAGTCAGGTTAAATACAGAAACTACAGTGCAAGCACCCTGTATGACGGTCATTGCTAACAAAATATGACAAAACATTGACTTCCAGCAATCCAACTGGACTTGGCTTCACCTTGCCCATACTTTCTGTACATCTTCCATttaggttggattttttttttaatcacatcaACCTACCGTGAGAGTTTATCTTCGGCTAGCCTCTCCCGTACACACAACTCTCTTTCGcgatctgaaaataaataaaaaacatgagaCAACAGTTGTAATTAGGAACACAATAGGGTGCTCACATCTTAAATGTAAATACCTTTGATTCTACATTTACAATCTCTCTAATTGTACTGCCTAAAGGcaagtgtttaaaatgtttttaaggatATAAGTGATGAACCGGAATTTGAGGTCATTGAGGGCTGCAATAGCCCCATCTCATGTTTGCAATGGTAGAAAGAATGTTGGAACTGTCCAGAGAGAGTCTCCAAGGTTTATCAGCTACGGAAGCTGGGAAAATGTGAAATTGTAAGATGAGATATAGAGAATAGCAAagctaaaaacaaagaaattaaaaaaattagaagacAAATATAGTACAGTAAAGTTTTAAAGAGGCTCCATTCACCTAACAGCTAGGAGCATTACCCTTGCTTCTCCAGGGGCAATAGCCAGGGCACAGAAAGCCACTTTGACCTTTTAAAAGCTGTACATGTCAAATTAGTAATCAAACATTTGACAAATCACTCCATAGAGACACATTAAGGAAAGGGCTGTCAGAAACCACAGCAAGATCTTACTCTGTGAGtcaataaataccaatattataatcaaaccatatttatatagcaccaacatattatgcatccctgtatattaaataggggttgcaaatgacagacagtgacacaggaggaggagagacagaaaaagacagtaggcaagtttgaaacgatgggttttgagtgctcattttaaatgagcagaaagtaggagcaagccgaataggacgaaaagattattccagagagttggggcagctctagaaaagtcttagagccttgcgtgtgatgaggttatgagtgaggaagtcattagtaggtcattggaggagcaaagagagcggctaggggagtatttttctatcaggtcagaaaggtaagtgggacaaagactctggagggatttgaaggcaaagcacaggagctttaatttgattctaaggtgaataaGAAATGGAAGCAATTTTCCAGAGGTCTAGGAAATTATGTGCCTTACCTATATCTAAAGCCCAAATCCTTTTCTTAAATAAGAACCACGATCAAAGGACATGAAGAGACTCAAATACATTAAACTGCAAAAGAATCATTTGTTAGAGAACATGAACTTACGCTCAAGCCGCTCCTCTCTCTCCTTCAGCGCCTTTTCTCGTGCCAACAATTGCTGTTCCTTCAATCTAAAATCTGAATGTGTGGGCTCAGGAAGGGGCACCCGCTCCTGTTCTGCAGATTTCCTGACTCGCCTCTCAGCTATTCGGTTTTGTTCTTCCAGCACAGTGGCCACCAACAGAGAACTCTGCAGGATTTCTTCAATGTGAGGTCTTAGATAGTCCTGCCAGACACCAAAGCAAATGTGAAAAATTCACAAATGTCTAACAGTTTATGAAAGGCTTCTTAGAACTAAAGTTAATTTCAAGTCAACCGATACAAATAAACACTTTGCCATTTTAGATTAGATAAAAGTAATCATGTGACTGCCAAGTTTGGCCAAAGATTAGGACTTACTCAGCAGTTTTCAGATATAGCATAGGGCTGGTAGCTCTAGACTCGGTTCAAAAAGGGAAATCACCAGATCAGCTATTTTCTGCTACTCCCTACTGGGCAATGATAGTATAACAGTAACAGAATCTCTTTTATAGAATTATTTTCCCAGGTTATGTATGGTTTTTCGTCAGGAAGTTTCACATTTGTGATCAGCTAATTGCACAAAATACCAGACTACTTCCTGTACCTCTCAGGTGCCCTATGATATATAAAGTAACTTCAATTAAAAAGTTACCACTTCAGCCTTCACCAATGTCAGTGATGGGTCAATAAAATCAGGGTATTGACGTCAATGTCATTTTAGAACAAATTCCCATCCCATCATTTCATGCAAAGTTGACAACTCACTTTCAGGTTCAACATTTGTGTAATAATTTGGTTAAGTTCTTCTGAGTAGCGATATGGGATCCGGCGAAACTTCCCTATTTTGATCTTTTCTGCCAATTCTTTCTGATTATAAGCTGTAAAAGGTGGcctaagggggaaaaaaaaaaagctggttaTATATTGAACCATGTGAACAGTAAAGCTTTGTACTGATGCCAATACTTACAAGCAGATACCTTGTCCTAGGTAGGTGTAAAGATGTAACACTGACAGATTCTCTTTGAATAACCAAAGAGAACGTTAAAATATTGGTAAAGGTACACACCACCCGCTACCTTATAAAACACATAGGCACAGGtttaattttaacattacattaatattttcattttttaacacaatgggGATCTAGCATTGAATTTTCCCAGCCTCCGCTAAGAACAAGCTTTAAACTACACCCGTCACAAGAAAATGATGGAGGTGATCATAGTGTTTCAATGCCAATACAGACCAAGGAGGCACAGATCAGATTTACAGCCTAATCCAAGCTTCTCTACACATGCAATATTACTTACGAGAGAGCACAGAGTTCATACAGAAGACAGCCCAATGACCATATATCAGATTTCTCATTGTAAGACATTCTATTCATCTGCTCCTAGATCATAAAAGAATAAACagattaatattacatttacacaaaGAACACAGGCAACACTTGATAACTTCTTTCAAAACCTTAAGATAAAAAGTTGCAAGCAAGTACATCCTTATTGCAGAgggggacaggtgatatccctgcaaaaaatatgtgcaagatacaactttttttttagttacattcACCCGTTCCCACACTTCTTCCAGGTTacagatcttcagccatcatgattggtcaggccaggatgacattTACTTGGCCCCTTGGGGGATGTTGGGATACATCCTGGTATTCTGCATCAAGCTGCCATATGCACAGGTAAGGTTGCAGGCAGATAAGTATACTTAATGCAGAAGAGATCCCGCCTGTCTCCACAGTAGTAAATATCCTGCCTGCTCTCAATTTTATTTGTGACCctatttccactttaagtgataatatccaataataaaatgtagccaAAATGGGCACAACACACTGAGGATGCTATGTAAAAGGTTCAAAAGTTTTAGGAGCAAATATTTAGAGAAGACAAATGCTGCAGGTACAACAACATCACATGCTAATCCTACCAACCAACCACTCTGAATAAGCAGTAAACTTGCTTAAAGCGCAAAAAAGGAACGCTTGTACCTAAAAGTgaagtgtaagctcttcagggcagggtgctctcctcctcctgtgtcactatcagTCATCTGcagctcctatttattgtacagcgctgcctaatatgttggcactaccaaggggtgctgagaagtctcagggggaatatgttgaataaatgtgatttcataactctggctctgttctttctggacaaagccaggaacttctcagcacctcctcgtatataaatactgaataataaaatattaataaactataacTAAAACATTTGCAGATAGAGATCCCTATACCCCTATAGGAGGGAAAGGGACCAAGCTTTAGAATATTTGCTTTCCTTTGTCATAATGGTAggttaaaggttttcttttttgacctttttgatATACCACATTGAATAGGTGTCTTTATCCAAGAAACCATTAGCTTGCATAATGGCAGTTGTGACTTAAAGCCGTAAATACTTACCGGGGACATGTAGTAAGGAGTACCaacaaatgttttagcaaaactGGTATCATGGTGCAATATCCGGGCCAAACCAAAGTCTCCCAGTTTCACATTCCTCTTGGCATCCAGAAATATGTTGGCCGGTTTCAGGTCTCTGTGGAGAACAGTGTGACCCCCATCACTCCTTCTGTGGCAGTCTTTTAATGCCAAGGCAAGCTGAACAAATACACGCAAGATGAAGTCTTCTTCTAGGTATTGCCTGAATAGAAAAGACCGCATGAAATTAACAACAGAGTATGACTTCAAAGAATGTGCACAAAATGTAGAATTGCAAAACATTTTGTCTACTACCATCCCCAAGGAGAATAGTCTGTATCTCAAACTCACCCACAGAGCATTTCCAAAATGTGTTGGGGTATATTGGAAGACATTACAGTACTTTGAACAAGTGATTTCTTACCAATGGGGTGGGGGCGAGAGGGGAAAAGTCTTTagaattcagtgttctccccagccccttttagctgggtgcaccagcCATCatttttcagtaagcacccggcTGTTTACTgcagagttggctcacaatacaggggctgtcacccgtctacagcttcttcccacccaggttaaaaaaaaaaaaaaattatgtgtggGTTATACCCTGGATTTAGAAGATCAGGTTGTCCCAGTAGGCCAgaataaagctaaacttcagaATCAGTCCACAAAAAATAATCCTTCCTATAAGATTTTATGGTGGAGGTGTTAGTGGGGGACTAGGTCTCCTTAGCAATGAAGCCAAAAACATATTCAGCACTCTGGGTAACCAGGCTATAGATTTGTATTTATAAACCATTGACTAGGTGAGCTTTGTACTCAAGTTACACTATAATTCAGAATCGTAATATGACAATACCTCTCCTTGGTGCATTTGGCAATAAGGCTGGCCAGATCCCCTCCCTCACAATACTCCATCACAATATACAGAGTTGTATTCGTCCGATCAATTATACGGTCAAAATAACGAACAATATTTGGATGTTTTAATTCCCGTAACAAGTTGACTTCTGAGACCAGCATCTGCTTCTCAGCCTCGCTCATTGTGCCATAGTCCAGCTCTTTCCATACCAAGatctgtagaagaaaaaaaaaatatatatatatatatgccattcAACAAGAATTATATGAGACACATCTGTATATCAGTAAAGTGATATTCACAAATCATAAAGAGGATTCTAGACAAGGTTGGGCGATTTGCAGCATGATAACAGCCTACGCAACATTGTGCATTGAAATGTATTGCCGCCATTGTCCTGTTAATTGCAGAGCCACCAAACATACTATTTTACCAAAATTGCTGCAGAAGCCAGGATGACCTGTGgagctagattgtaagctcttctggccagggtcctcccctcctcctgtgtcactgtctgtcatttgcaacccatatttaatatacagcgctgcataatatgttggcactttataactcctgtacaatattaataacatGACCCAAAAAGGGTAAATACcttattttggtttgttttaataACTTGTCTTCAACTGTGCcaaactccaattttttttttttttaaaagtctcaTACTGGAGCTTtaacacaacaagcattagaagctgcagcaggcaTCTTAAGCCACCTCATTTTGTGACTAATAGACTACAATGATCATCTCTACATGGTTTAACCCagtgttgatatatatatacccatCCTAATCCTAGCAACCAATATACTTGCCAGAATCCATAAGCACAATGGGGGGGCATTTTAGATGCCAATGCCACTTCctagtacagtgttctccccagccccttttagctgggcgtaccacccggtaGTTTTTagtacccacccggctgtttttgggtggttactgataagttggatcacaatacaggggttgccacccacctacaatttcctcccgcCCAACCTAAAAAAGTCTGGCCTGAACAGCAGCTTATGGCCCATATGGGTGCCAACACCAGTCAACATATTGGGGATGAGAATGTAAACAATCTAAAAAATCTACTGGAAACAAAACCAGACTATAAAACAATGTGGCATGACAAACATTATATGAgcccccctcctcctagattgtaagctcatcggggcaggatcccttcctcctcctgtgtcactgtctggcatttgcatcccctaattattgtacagtgctgggtaatatgttggcgctatataagccTCTTTGAGGGATTTCCTGTCTGTGTGTCCCCAATACACTGCCAACAAGGTAATCATTGAACCagcttcctaatggtgacaacaatggaccgTGTCCATGTAATCTGCATTAACATTCTctctagccccttttagctgggcgcaccacccggcactttttgcAGCAAGCACTGAAGAGttggtcacattacaggggctgccacttgTCTATGATTTTGGGATCAGCACTGAATATGGTGCTTGTAGTTCGCCCAGTGGCACACATTAGTCGAACTGATGGCCTGATATCTTTTTCCACCCATGTGACATGATAATGAATGAGGACCTTCAGGGTTTACCCATTTTGTAAATGACATCAaagccaatgatcttttaggATGAGAATTGTACATATTGTTCAGAAGGACCTTCTATACTGGTTTAATGGAGGGCCAATTAATTCCTATACATTTCAGTCTACAAGTTTAGTTTTTTATCCCTCTGGAACCTTTACCATCATTTCTCAGCTCTCAATGAACACCCGCAAGGCTAATTTATTGGGGCCAGGGGGAAtaaaacttaaagcgtacctgaactcagaatttttactttgcatagaggtgcaaactgctcattacttcaggaacctctagcaaacctctggaggaaccctggataaCAATTACCAGTCTAcaattcatgaaaatatattttggaatcTTTAACCATTGGTTGATCCAGCAGCAGAGAGATGCCACCTAGGGTCATGGGGTCTGTGCAGGATCAGCCATCAAACACGATGAATACCCAATGCCCCCCGCTATAGATGGGAGATTATCAGCCCTAAGATAAAAGCAGAGGAAGCCAATAATAGGCACCCATCATACCCATAGACCCTAATGGTGCCAGGGGGTCAGAGGTCCCCATCATGAAGACAAGGGTATAGCACCCATCACCTTATCTTCACCCCCATCTCATTTatctttatataacatttttttgcagaatttgcaCCCTTATTAATCTATTACCCCCCCCCATTCCCCCAGCACCCCATTGGCTATAAGTGGCTGATAAACACATTAGCACAGCGCCCCCTGGTGTTCACAGCCATTACCATTACAGCTGTGCAAAGCAAATTCAGTTTTTAGCAGCTTTTACGAATTACCCGACCGATTCAACATTCACAGCCGTATCATCTTTGCAGGCACTCTTACCTTCCCGTCCGCCCTCCGGCGAATCTTCTGACACTTTCCATAAGACCCGGACCCTATGGTGTACAGTACATCGTAATCCTCCACCCGGGATGGCATCTTTCCTCTGGCCGCACACTTCCTACACACCCGTTCACCGCTCCACGGTGGTATTCAGGCCTCCGGTAACCCTGACACCGTGATAGAACTCTCTAAATAACGCAAACGATTTGAACGACGTGCTCTCGGCGTTCGCGGTACTGATTGGCTGCAGGCGGCATGCAGCTCGTCAGTCTATTGGCTCAGGTTTCCAACCCAATCCCGTTCGCTGATTGGCAGATGCGACGCAGCTGTTGTTGTGAACGTAACTGGAGGAAGAGGCGGGGCCGAGGACATGTTTCCAAGCAGCAGACGCGGCGCGAAAGAGGCGCGCGTGGATTGAAACGAAAATTGTCGCCGCTGCGGGTCACGTGACAAAGCCTATCTGttgcctggaaacagaggcagcCTGTTCCCGGAAGTGATGTTGCTGCATGATGGGTAGGAGTGAGGCTCATATTCCTCAATGTGGTTGTCATGGACACAGAGTTCCATATCAGTTTGATTAATGAGATTCTGTATGGTCAGACTGTTAATGAGAAGCTTCATTATAAATATCTTAATAAACTTCCCTGGTCAGTGTTTATAGTTCTCAACAACCTCCAACCTTATGAGTATGCAcaacagcattattattattaaacaatatttatatagcgccaacatattccgcagacagacagatacacaggaggaggagaggaccctgccccaaagagtttataatctaagaggtgggcgaagcagcacacaataggtaTCAAATAACATTCTAAAAGAGATAGAAACCTTTGTtctggcacttcctgttatggggtgacaactgtctcaaAAAGGTACTTCCCTGTTGTCACTCTGCTACATACACCCTACCTTGTGTCTACAAGCCGCAGTGCCCACATGTATatcctaggtgatccagcaaacctggactggatctggtcccggattagaaacatttgccaactaaaataatgggcagcatggtggctcggtggttagcactctggcctttgcagcgctaggtcccaggtttgaatctcagccgggacactatctgcatggagtttgtgtgggttttactctggcttcctcccacatcccaaaaacatgcagttaggtcaattggcttcccccaaattgccTTTAGAccgtattaatgacatatggctattgtagggacatagattgtgagcccctttgagggacagctagtgacatgactatagactttgtacagcgctgcgtaatatgatggcgctatataaatactaataatatcaaatgatttttaggaaatcaattccaggtttgctggattacccaatcTGTTtaagtcttagaaagctttaataaatcagacctattgtgtcTCGCTTCCATCCCAAATCCCCGATATATAGAGATTCCCCTTCATTTTAATGATGGTTGTGTAGTTTGCTCAGGGTCTGTTCTGAGGTACAAAAACTCAGCAGAactgagatataaaaaaaagtaaacaaagtttAATGGAAGACAAAGCATGGTGATTGTTATTGATATGCACACAATATAACACACTAAATGTCATCCGGATACAGGTTCAATCTTCTTCATAGAGAAACTGTCACGGTGCAGATGGAAGGTCCCTGAAATAGAAGAGGCAAACCAGTCATAAGgggagcagccaatcagatgagTTTAAAAGCAGGTATAGAGTgaaagtttatattattattattattattattattaatattaataataatacacaggaaTTATATTgctccaacatattgcacagtgctgtacattaaataggggttgcaaatgacaggagggtcctctcctcctcctgcgtcactgtctgtatctgtctgtcagttgcaactcttattaaatatatagcgctgtgtaatatgttggtgctaaaaaaatactgtttaatattaatattaataataataatagtattattatggTGGGAAgatatccatccatctatcttgGAGAATGATCCAAGATGGATGGATATCTGAGAGTCTGATGATATCTCACTATGGATCTGACTTATTAAATTTCTcggagaagatagcctatcataggagaacctgggtgatccagcaaacctggaaaatatatatttaaagagcaTTGTTCttagctggcaaatgctttaaatagtggaccagatcttttccaggtttgctggatcacccaggttcatctaaGATGTCTatcagtcttgcagagctttcataaatcaggccctatatgtccaTTTTAGGTATTTCAGGTCCTTGCTCTGACCCTTTTAATGTGTGTGCAGTCACTGGCATCTTATGCCGGTCTTTTTCCAGAGTCTTCCATTGGTTGTTCACTGGTATATTCACTCTGGAGTTTTATCAACCCACCACCTGGTTCTGTTTATGGCACGTCTATGTTCATGttccctagtcttggagagctttaataaatccagcctgctataatatatttacatttatattttgcttatattttcacTGTGAATAATATCTAGTGACCACATCTCAGCAATTTATTTGTAGCACTGTCACCCTTTCCTGCAAGCTATGGAACAAATTGCCATAGCCACTATATTGCTAAAGTGTGCAAACTGTGCctgtagaaaaaaagtaaattgtatagaaggctgtatttttttaataaaaagaaatattgcagtttttttagaGGAGTTAAAGCATAAAAAGTTGTCCTCACAAACTTGTACAACTGCTGCTGTAGTTCTTAAAATGTCCTGTAGATGGCAGCACTAACAAATCTTGTTCATGTGAGTGAAACTCATTTATGATCATTTAGTGAAGATTTGATCATTACAGCAATCTTGTGTAACAGTTACAACTATTTTTTAGAATGTCAAACTGTAAAATGATGTTTTGTTTCCCATGAATGACTGGCTTTACTTCTAACATAGGACATATCCAGGACACAAGGTATCCAGAGTGCCTATAGAGAATTACACCTAGTTAGCAGGGAGCTTTGGACACTACAACTGACAGCCAGCCATGTGAAAAGATAATAAAGGTATGTTATCTGGCACATTCagtgaacattgtttttttaaaaatgcatgtttttacatATGTGCATCTTAAATTGAATCACATACATTGCAATGCCTTAGGTtcatttaaagcaggggtgtcaaactcaaatacacagtggaccaaaaacatagacaaagtctcaggccaaacttgaaactgaaatagcaccgctactacaattccctgcgtctattaaacagtccaatgcggggccacacatagtcagagaggccgctggtctatagatgcgagtgatgccaggaattgtagtagcggcgctatttcaatgcagtggcggggcAGCTGGAATTtatgtttaggattcctttggggcccacaaaaaaaggacgttgttgGCCAGATTTgtcccacgggccagagtttgaaaccCCCGATTTAAAGCATAGCTAAACCCAAAGCGAAAAAATAACAGCTTAAAAGTCTTTAGATGGTATGACTGCTTCGGCTCTGTGATTGGGTTTTTAGATCCTTTATTTTCACATGGTGATTCTACAAGGTTCcatttcctgtcctggggtgacgACGCTCACTCACTGTACTATATTTATAGAGAAGTAGCATTGCAATATTAGGAGAAGTGTTAGGACAACAGAcccgccatcttgattggccaggctgatgTAAGGCTACGATAAtcgcctcaaggctgatatcggacaagaatctggccgTCCTGGCGGatggtaatgaaagtgaaggggagaaagcgcagcgggtgcagctccatcattctccccactcccctctccatggagcagaattgcgctgtatgtacagcactcgttcagtcttttgttgttggaaaggatcgtgaaagatcctttccaacatcaattattgcacgtctgtacaTAGTCTTACTCCTGTGCAGGCAAAGTTCATTCAGTCCTTGGCCCCCAGCAAAGGATGCTGGGATTTCTAGGGAAATTTatagctgcacatgcacagctcagctaaATTTGACAGCTAGGCGTTGATCAGACAGAAAAATACTAATTGCAGAagactaaagttccactttccaCATAAATCTGGcaccaggcaggtccttattgcaaaaagggacaataTTAGTATTGTTAATTAATTAGTATTCTTATTCTGCCTGATTGCCTCCTAACCATCAAATTTAgctaagctgcgcatgtgcagctcagctctTGATGCCAGGGGCTCCCTAGAAATCCCAGTTTACCTTGCTGTgggctgggactaaatgaactcccacctGCAGGAGAGGTAAATAGGCAAAGATTGGGACATGggagaaaaaagagaagatggtggcacccagggtgtagtggggtgggc from Pyxicephalus adspersus chromosome 4, UCB_Pads_2.0, whole genome shotgun sequence carries:
- the NEK2 gene encoding serine/threonine-protein kinase Nek2, yielding MPSRVEDYDVLYTIGSGSYGKCQKIRRRADGKILVWKELDYGTMSEAEKQMLVSEVNLLRELKHPNIVRYFDRIIDRTNTTLYIVMEYCEGGDLASLIAKCTKERQYLEEDFILRVFVQLALALKDCHRRSDGGHTVLHRDLKPANIFLDAKRNVKLGDFGLARILHHDTSFAKTFVGTPYYMSPEQMNRMSYNEKSDIWSLGCLLYELCALSPPFTAYNQKELAEKIKIGKFRRIPYRYSEELNQIITQMLNLKDYLRPHIEEILQSSLLVATVLEEQNRIAERRVRKSAEQERVPLPEPTHSDFRLKEQQLLAREKALKEREERLEHRERELCVRERLAEDKLSRAENLMKNFNLLKEQRIYGAAMENGIASGSSIRSRNNGHFGTESKENRSGGKPASTQEKCTELKQRLQAANMRAHALCELEKNYQLKSRQILGMR